Within the Lacerta agilis isolate rLacAgi1 chromosome 15, rLacAgi1.pri, whole genome shotgun sequence genome, the region GCTCTGCTTACAGTACTCCACTATCTCCTCACAGAAATCCATCTTTGCCCTTTctatctttccccccctttctgcaaGGCCTCTCACTTCCTCATGTATGCTGACGTACCTGTACTTTATATACATTGGGCCAAAAAAATTCCTAACTACACATGGCATGGGGTTGCACCAGATGAtcctttggtcccttccaaccctacaatactatgattctgtATACACTGATGGGGTCTGAGCAagtggtgactgaccaggaaaagGATCTTGGCGTTGTAGTAGATAGCTCAATGAAAACGTCGACCTAGTGTGTGgtagctgtgaaaaaggtgaacGCCATGTTAGGGGTAgttaggaaagggactgaaaataaaactgccaatactGTAATGCTTTATGGAATTCTACAGtgcagccacacttggaacacTTGTGTACAATTCTGCTCGCCACGCCTAGAAAGGATATTTaagggctggaaaaggttcagaaaagggaaaccaaaTTGATCaagtggatggagcaactccACTTCGAGAAGAGGCTGCAACATTTAATGCTAGGGGTTCATCCACACGTCCGtgtgccccaccactttcccccagggaaacttGTGGTTTatcgctgaattggaacaaacatttGTTCTGACTTAACACTAAAGAGTAGGTTTTCCAGGGGGAAGCCGTGAgccaaaggcaaaaccacttgtTCCCGTGTCTAGAAAGCAACAGACAAAACTGCTTGGGAAGAAGGACAAAATGGTCTTATGAATGAACGCATGCAAAACAGACACAGACATCCCTCCACCCCTAggtctgaaccagcagggctCTCTTCTTATATACCTATTATTTTATCTTGGTTATTAATACTACAGTCTTGCTAAGGCACTGATTTAGCACTTTCAGGAAAATGCTGTcatcagcaaaaaacaaaacaaaaacccaggatTTAGTGGATTGCAATCCCACAGAGTTTTAAGAAAAGGTTGGCAATTGCACTGGCCAACCGTCCCCTCCTTGCCAGGAAAGAAACCAATCCTGCTCTCCAGTGGGGAATCTTCCGCCCAATCCTTCTCAAAATTGTATTCACCATGAACATTTGAGATGTAGTTACTGAACTgaggggaagaaaaataaaacagacaaCTGATGAGAAAGAGTCATAGCAGTTGCTAAGCGTTACCTGCAGTGGTGCCTGCGTTTGGCTAACCAGAACTCACAGTCACAGTTAAAGCAGTGTGAGGCCATGTGGTCTGGAACCCAGCGAGTGACCTGCAGAGAAATCACAGTGTGTATCTGTTAGTTAGAAGGATACTCGTCTACAGAGTCAGGGAGCAGCATTTACTTGGCACATTTGAAAGCTTTGCTTGGAGTTCTGTGTTTCCAGCACTTCCAGTTTCAGAAAAGTGTTTGACACACAGGAAATAATTCAGAAAGGGGCCACACTGACAGTTTAAGATGGGAAAAAGCAAACGATAAAATGAATGTTTTCTCTAGAAATAGGAAGAATGCTGAGTTTTTAAGCATCAGAAAGGATGACAGAGAATAACTGCTCCTTGGTGTagactagccttccccaacctggtgccctccacaagtTTTGGACTagcactcccatcagccacagccactgGTCAaagataggagttgcagtccaaaacatgaATGACATCCAGTTAGGAAGTCCAGAGTAGACAGTAAGGAGTACTTCTAGACATACAGTTCATTAAACCCTTAATACATCCAGATATAGTGAAATGCAAGAGAGTTTATAACACCAGATCTAGGATGGGGCaatagcagacacacacacatacacacacacacacacacaataatggaAATACTGAGCTTCCCATGTCATGCATCCCATGTCATGCTAGCCAACTAAGGAGATGCAACAGACCTCAGTTTCCCTTTTATCGACAGGCTCCCAGCTTGCTTCAGAAAGACAGTCTTCACTGTGATCAGAGTAGAAGTCCTCATTTTCACTGCCGTCTGATTCCTTGAGGCAGGTCTGCAAGGAAGGCCACAATAGCCATTAGCTCATCTGTTACATACCACACACATTTCCACCTCCCCCTGAAACCTCAGTATCCCCTAATAGTGAGTTGGGAATAATTACTCTCACAGGGgcatcagaagctgccttgtatcagGTCAAGCCAACTGTCCCATCTACCCCAGTATCTACTGTAACCAGTAGCACTTCTCCAGAGTCTTAAGCTGAGGGTCCTTCCCATAATGGCTGCCTGATCTTTTTATAACTGGAGTTGCCAGACGGGACTTCCAAATGCAAATCATGAGCtcccccactgagctacagacccTCTTCAACCAACAGAACAGAGGAGTGGGAGACCGTGGGGAATTCTAGAATGCCTCTGTTGgaaaacaggaagagagagggagacaagAGGAGATGCAAGCAAGGAACAAATGATTCTCAGAACTATGTGAATGGAATCTGGCAGTGTGTCCACCTTATCTGCTCCACCAGAACCTCACAGCATTGTACCTATGTTCTGCTTGGAACGCGCTAGCAGACACAAGATGCCTCTGAGGCAGGTGTGTAGTTGATGGCCTTTCAACTCCTCCCATCTACAATTAAATGATTGTGTGCCTTCCCCAGGGGCTGCTGGAGAAACCACACCCGCAAGTTGTCACTTACGAAGTCGTCTTCGTAGTCCATTTGTGGTTCAGCTGGAGGCGGGTAGCAATGGCGGATGTCCAGCCTGAGCTGCAGCTCCCGCACTTGCCTGCGTAGTTGCTCAACCTCCTGCTTGTAGGTGGCCTCGATCTGCCGCAGCCTGTGCTGGATCACGTCTGTGGGGAAGGGGAGCCCGTCGTCGTCTAGGTAGAGTGGAGGCACTGGGGAGGGGCTGCTCGGCGGTGCGTGCTTGGAGCTGAGGGCCTGCTTCAGATGGCAAGGAAGCCACACCTTGCTGGACTTCCCAGCATAGCCTGCGCAATGGGTGCCGGAGTGGCTGGAGCAGCCAGGGGGCTTTGCACTCTCTTTCAAAGGCCACTGACCACTGAGGCACAGTCCAGAGGCCCAGAAGTGCCTGCTGCTCAGCCTCTTGTTGCAGCAGCCATAAGAGAGGAGCCGCCGGGGACCCACGTCACCTCCAGGAAGCGACGTCCCCATTCCCTGAAAGCTGTCCCAGCTGGCTCCCAGGAAAGAAAATTCGCTCGTCTGGCTCTGAGAGATCCCTTTCCGCCACAACTCCGGCTGAGTCTTCCCTGTCTGGCTGCCCTCTTCCCCATGCCTGACGTGGCCACTCTTGCCGTCCTCCTCCTCGTTTCGGCATCCAGGAGCATCCTGCCTTGGAACACTCAGAGCTGGTGGAATCCAACGGGGGCCACCCACTGAAGGCTGGAGGGAAGTGTCAGGACAGCAGGGCTCTGCAAGGTCCAAGGGGCTGTTAGATTCCAGTCCAACATCTTTTGCATGGTTGCAGAGGAACTTTCCAAGCTGCTCATCCGTTCCAGTCACGTCCCCCAAAGGCTTCTTCAGCTGAGAAGCGTTTTGAGTGGGGCAGGGACCTTCCACTGCTTCTGGACTTGCTCTGCTTACAGTTTCTACCTTGGGAGATACACCGTCTAATTGCTGAGACCCTCTATGGTCTTGTGATGTCTGTGACTGCTCAATGCTGTTGCTGTCAGAGTTCCCATCACTGGCAACAGGCAAGGGatgcacttcttctttttcttcctgctgctgtggAGGCACCTGGGGAAGTTCCTCTCCCACACTCTCTTTGCCAGCTGCCATCTCCTCAGCACCAGAATGCCTGGGCTCCAGGCTGACCCTGACATCCTGACAGTGGTTGTTCAGGTTTGGATCGCTTGATGTGCGGGTCAGCAAGCTGCTGGGATCACAGGCAGAAAGAAGATCATCCATGGATCTGGTCTTTGGTAATCTGGAACCACAAAAGGCAACCTTAGGCACTGGAGAGAATGATCTCTCTGCCTGTGGAGGGCCTTGCAGAGCCTGAAACATGATATGGGTTCACCATGGGTGCAAGCAGCCAAGTGGCCCGAGCCTGTCCCCACTACCTGAAAGTCTGCCAACTAGTCTCTGGTCCCATGTCAAGTGTTTATGGCCAATGGAGAAAAACCTAGATATTTTTGGAAGGGCTTCAGAGGCCTTACTGTTTCTAATGGTCTCTTTCTTAGATGTTAATGCTCAGTACACTGCAATTAAGACTGTATCTCAGGATGAACAGGTTGAGGGGACCCTCTGAATATCAGCAACCATTTGTATAACAGGTATTCAATCCTTACAATGCACCTTGGCATTTCAAAACATATCTTATATGGTCCTCTCTCCAAAGGTTTTTAAAACATCAGTAAAGAAATCACCACATACGTAGAAGCATCCTTTCTTGgtgtgttagatataaatgtcAGGTTCTTGATAAGCACTGACATTAACAACTCTTCCAAGATTTTTTAGGACAGCAGGGAATGTCAGAATATACAAGTGGATAATGTGATGGAATACAAAGTAGGTTGAAAGCACCAGAACCTTCCCTTGGACAAGGCCCACTGTATATAGtggaaatggaaaatatatggCAAAATTTGAGCTATGCTCtagacctagaatcatagaattgtagtgtttgaagggacccaaagggtcatctggtcccaCACTTTACAATGCAGAAACCACAGCTAATGCAAGCAGGCATCCTTAGAAACCCTGGTGCAACTCACAAGACGAGAGTCACTTTATCCTACCTGTCAAGAGACCTGCTGCTAAACTCCTGGCTTTGGGATCCAGAAGGCAGGTAGAGGTCCATGCCCTCTTCTCCAAGGGGGCATGGGGAGGATGCTGGGAGATACACAGCCGTCCAGAGGTGCAGTGCTCGCACATGGCATACAGGATGTAGCACCTGCCATGGAAGGTGGAGAAAAGCAAGCTCAGTCAGGGCAGGacacctccccctcctccagcaccaggggtGGGAATCCCACTCACCTGTTCGCTACCAGGCACGTAGAGCAGGTTGTGGAAGTTCTTGTTGCCGGCTCTCAAGAGGGACCAGACCGAGCAGGTGCGCTTGGCGATGTTGTGGATCTCGCGCTCACAGGGACTGTTCCCTAGGAAGGTCCCATAAAGGCAGGAGTAGGTGTGCTGCACCAATTTCACCTGGAGGAGATGACAGGAAGGGCTTTGGGTTAAAGCTTGCATTAGCCCATCTCCGGAAGAACTCTTTTCATGCTTCCGTGttattaaacaaaatattttacaCTGCAAGGAGTTTCAGGACACGGTCcgtagaaataaatatataagagAAATAAATGCCTATAGACTTGTATTTGGAAACTACCTGGAGTATTCTTGGCCCTGTGCATTCACACTTCAGATGCTCATGATTAAAGTATAACTGAAACCAATGACTGGACCAGCCTACCTACTGTCAAAGGCAGGAGAAAGTGTGTTGCACGGAGAAAGGGGAAATTGTGATGTACTATTTTATGCAATGTTGGATTCTTCATtctcaaattatttttattatcaatATCTGATAttctgtgatgatgatgatgatgatgatgatgatttatccTGTCTTTTCCCCGGACAGggtttcaaggcagcttacacaaatgaaaagaacacagataaaatacaagcaacaaaaaacatacaaaaattataGTTAAAAGGTAATTAAACTCtaatagaatttttaaaatataaacatttaatCTCTTAAAATACAGGTAATAAAAGAGTACAGCGCTGTTGAAGGCCCTTTCCTGAAAAaccagtcagttcccaaaggacTGTTGGAATGGAACAATCTTCggctgctggtggaaggacaagGACAGAGtcagtctggcttctctaggaaGGGAATTGCCACTGAGAAGACACTTTTATAAAGAATCCAGAATCCAGGAATAATGGGGGAAGAAATCCTCAAGAAGGATACTACTGtactttctttctgtatgccacaacagctgcaaggatatTACTAGCCAACAACTGGAAGACTCAAGATATTCCTACTAttgatgaatggcaaatgaagatgtttgactttatggaacttgccgaactgaatGGAAGACTCCACAACCAGGATGAAGAGATGGTGGAAGAAGATTAGAAGaaatttaaagcatatttgaatAAGAATTGTTGTATTTAATATACCTTAGGGAAGTTGTTACAGGTTTTCGGTTTATATTTAGATTATAGGTTAAGCTCTCGTTTAGAAAGCAGTTAGGATTAGATTTATGTTTGTATTATGCTGAAACTGCCAAAGATGGTAAGAAATGAAATTCAGGTAGGGGGGACCGAGGGAAGTCACCCCAAGATGTGAGGAAAAAGTTATGATTGGTTAAGataaatttttgttttgtatgttgttttcatgtattttttcttggtttttctataaaatgaataaaaatatttttttaaaaaaaagagaaaaaaggttcCCTCCCACCAAAaatgcctgtgagggtggtgggacttaAGAGAAGCGCCTTCTGGAAACTCTGTAAgctaagtgtctgtgatttattctagcctaagtattctCATGGGGAATGTTTATTTAAAGGTGGATAAGGGCACCAAGTTTCAACGTCCTTAGAGCAATCACCATTGTGCTAACTCTGCTATGAAAGAGTAAGAATCTCTCTTCCAAACTTCTCTCTCCAACAAAAGTAGGATGctgtacaaataaaatgatgaatgaaTGCATGATTTATTCTTCAAACTAAGCTCTTGTGAGCCATCCTGACTCTCCCATGAGAAAGACCAGCCTGTGATAAAATGATTGGTCTATTGTGATTTGCCCCTCCCTAGGCTGTTGCAGCCTCTCTCTTACCAAGAAAGCCTCGTTGAACTCAAAAAGGCAGGGGAACTGCTTGAGCAACTGGTGGACAGAATCCAGCCACTGCAGGAAAACGGGGCACTGCTCGTTCTGATCCTCTGCCTTCTCCTGGTGCCCACAGCGATCCCCAAACTTGTGGCCATAATCCAGCCAGTCTGATTCAACCAGCACCTGGAAACCCTGgcaagaggaaggagagaaatgtCACCACCGTAGACCCACTGGGCAGGCCACAATGAAGGGGCAGGAAACTTCTAGGGCTGCCAAAGTCATTCCTCAGATTGTTCCTCCTCATATCCCGCCACTGGTGTTTCCAGCATAACCCCTTGCCTTAGCTCAGCGGCTATAGTTCAACAGTAGAGCACCTACAgtaagtcccagattcaatccccaagtAGGGCTgcatgaaactctggagagccaccactgccaatagacaatactgaggtagacaGACCAGTGCCCTGacttgttataaggcagcttcctaccttGAAAGTTCTCCACAGCCGTACCCTGCCCCACTTTTCTGCTCTCCTTTCCATTAAATCGCTTCCTGTGATCTTCAGTCCCAGCTTGGCCACCAGAAAATCCCTTGATTCCATATACAATAATATCCATTCTTCCTTGCTGCTTTGTATGCTTGGAACACTtttcccaggcaaatggtgcaGTGCCTTCTCTCACTCATCAGATCCCAACTCAAAACTCACCTATTcattgaactgtagagttgggagcaacaccaagggtcatctggtccaaccccctgaaatgtaggAAGTCTAACTCCATGTTACTGTATTTGGCCACTTTCACCCCTTGCTGTCCTCATCTACCCTTCCCCCACCAGCTTCCTTTTATCTTCCACGTTGCttgttttagattgtaagctccttgaggGCAGGGTCCTGACTATTCTCATTCTGTAACGTGCTGTGTGTCTATCTAAAAATAATATGAACAACCATTTATCTGACCAACCTTATATGGCCGATGATGTCCTACTTTCTTGATTGGGTAAcactccaaaataaaaaaaatgaacactCTTTTTAATTTCACAGAAAGGCACAAGCTTGTTCCGGAAGAGATAACAAGGTGAAagctcactgcctcctgtgggaggttGCCTTATCAGTTGGAAAAAAAGAGACGCAGAGGACTTGGGAGAAGCAGGAGAATAGGTTGTGCTTTGTCTACTTTGGACTATTATATACAGAAGCCAAAGCAAAAgaatgccccacccacccaagtcAGGTTCTCCTGAAAACTGCCCTTTCATCCTTATGTTAACAGGCAAAAGAGACATGATACCTCCATTGTCCGGTAGTAAGGGTCCAGAAGGATCTTTGCCAGGGTGACAATCTGTGGGGTCCTGTCCCAGCCGTCTGAGCAGTGAACCAGCACAGGGCGCCCCTCTCGGTCGACAGCATTggagaccaacacagctgccttcagCATGACAGAAAGGTGCTGCAGCCATTTGGTGCTCTCCAGGGCCGACAGCCAGCTGGAAAGGGATATAGGAATGGGAGAACATTAAGCTTCTGTCAGATCTAAGGGagctgtggggaaccttgggGGGAGCAACTGTTCTCCAGGCCCCTCAATTCAGCCCTCACTCTCCCCATGCTACCCCCTTTTCCTTCTCAGCCACACTCCCTCCAACACAGCCACTCTCCATCACTGGCCCAGCTCCGCTCCCTCCTTGGGTGCTTCTGCCCAACTGGAACGTGTCCTCAAACGGGGATCCTGCTTCTGGCTTGCGTGGATGGACTTTCGTGTGTGTTTAAATTAGTGGCTGTTGCATGGCTGGAAGCCGCTGGTGTAGAAAGGGAAGAGTCATATCCctacccacttctgcctctggtccCAGCCACCACTGGGCTGTGACCCCCGGAATGTGGCTCACAAGGGAATGTGGCGCTCTAGCTGACAACCATCCCTCAGCCCTGTCCTATCCGTTTCCTCCATGACCTGCTTCCTCCAGAAATTCCTCCTCTCTCAATCAGTAGCACCCTCATCAGAGCCGACAAAGTTGGTTGGCCGAAAGGGTGGGTTTCCAGATGCAGGACCAGACTGGCCTTGCATCGGATTCAACAGTCTTGATCTTTTTTAACTAGCTGCCCCCCAACCTACACGCTGAACTGCTATCCTAGCCCCCTCCTGCCCTTCCCTGTTCATGCCTCTtgccttgcctgggtggaggatggaGAGTCGTGTGGAAGTGTGTTTAGACACTTGCCTACTGTACAAGGGTACTAATTATATTCATTGCTGCACCCAAtttgtccccacccccaactggcatgtggcccttggaaggttgcacACCTTCCAACCTgaagctcccctcccctgcttcaaGGGTTGGAAAGTGAGGATCCAATTCCGGCTGGAAAGGAAGCCACAGAGAGATCAACAGCAGATGCCACCTTCCTTCTTTTCTAAGGAGAAAGTCCTTACCAAGGACATGGCATGCacttgctgcagctgctggcaaccagcagcagcacaaggaaacagAGAAAGCTCCCTCCTGCTCTTCAGACTGCTGGCCCTCAATAAGCTAGGAGGAAACATTTCCATGGCAACAGGGGAAAAGAAGAGTGATGTGATGAAGCTGGCCTAAAAAGATACAGTAGAAAAGGCAGGGGCAGAGAGAGCAGCTATCTATATTGAGGTCATTGCCCTGT harbors:
- the MTMR4 gene encoding myotubularin-related protein 4 isoform X1, which gives rise to MTLPGRVSCSMLNCFGEEGPPSLEYIQAKDLFPHKELIKEEESLQVPFSVLQGEGVEYLGHASDAIIAISNYRLHIKFKDSVINVPLRMMESVESRDMFQLHIVCKDSKVVRCHFATFKQCQEWLKRLSRAIARPTRPEDLFAFAYHAWCLGVCADEEDQHAHLCRPGDHVKYRFEMELTRMGFDLQNVWRVSDINNNYKLCTSYPQKLLVPVWITDKELENVASFRSWKRIPAVVYRHLRNGAVIARCSQPEISWWGWRNADDEYLVTSIAKACALNPGQRLAGGTPHSGLSDGNEACDAGFDSSLTACSSVESSATPQKLLILDARSYTAAVANRAKGGGCECEEYYPNCEVVFMGMANIHSIRNSFQYLRAVCSQMPDPSNWLSALESTKWLQHLSVMLKAAVLVSNAVDREGRPVLVHCSDGWDRTPQIVTLAKILLDPYYRTMEGFQVLVESDWLDYGHKFGDRCGHQEKAEDQNEQCPVFLQWLDSVHQLLKQFPCLFEFNEAFLVKLVQHTYSCLYGTFLGNSPCEREIHNIAKRTCSVWSLLRAGNKNFHNLLYVPGSEQVLHPVCHVRALHLWTAVYLPASSPCPLGEEGMDLYLPSGSQSQEFSSRSLDRLPKTRSMDDLLSACDPSSLLTRTSSDPNLNNHCQDVRVSLEPRHSGAEEMAAGKESVGEELPQVPPQQQEEKEEVHPLPVASDGNSDSNSIEQSQTSQDHRGSQQLDGVSPKVETVSRASPEAVEGPCPTQNASQLKKPLGDVTGTDEQLGKFLCNHAKDVGLESNSPLDLAEPCCPDTSLQPSVGGPRWIPPALSVPRQDAPGCRNEEEDGKSGHVRHGEEGSQTGKTQPELWRKGISQSQTSEFSFLGASWDSFQGMGTSLPGGDVGPRRLLSYGCCNKRLSSRHFWASGLCLSGQWPLKESAKPPGCSSHSGTHCAGYAGKSSKVWLPCHLKQALSSKHAPPSSPSPVPPLYLDDDGLPFPTDVIQHRLRQIEATYKQEVEQLRRQVRELQLRLDIRHCYPPPAEPQMDYEDDFTCLKESDGSENEDFYSDHSEDCLSEASWEPVDKRETEVTRWVPDHMASHCFNCDCEFWLAKRRHHCRNCGNVFCASCCHLKLPIPDQQLYDPVLVCNTCYDHIQVSRARELMSQHLKKPIATASS
- the MTMR4 gene encoding myotubularin-related protein 4 isoform X2 codes for the protein MGEEGPPSLEYIQAKDLFPHKELIKEEESLQVPFSVLQGEGVEYLGHASDAIIAISNYRLHIKFKDSVINVPLRMMESVESRDMFQLHIVCKDSKVVRCHFATFKQCQEWLKRLSRAIARPTRPEDLFAFAYHAWCLGVCADEEDQHAHLCRPGDHVKYRFEMELTRMGFDLQNVWRVSDINNNYKLCTSYPQKLLVPVWITDKELENVASFRSWKRIPAVVYRHLRNGAVIARCSQPEISWWGWRNADDEYLVTSIAKACALNPGQRLAGGTPHSGLSDGNEACDAGFDSSLTACSSVESSATPQKLLILDARSYTAAVANRAKGGGCECEEYYPNCEVVFMGMANIHSIRNSFQYLRAVCSQMPDPSNWLSALESTKWLQHLSVMLKAAVLVSNAVDREGRPVLVHCSDGWDRTPQIVTLAKILLDPYYRTMEGFQVLVESDWLDYGHKFGDRCGHQEKAEDQNEQCPVFLQWLDSVHQLLKQFPCLFEFNEAFLVKLVQHTYSCLYGTFLGNSPCEREIHNIAKRTCSVWSLLRAGNKNFHNLLYVPGSEQVLHPVCHVRALHLWTAVYLPASSPCPLGEEGMDLYLPSGSQSQEFSSRSLDRLPKTRSMDDLLSACDPSSLLTRTSSDPNLNNHCQDVRVSLEPRHSGAEEMAAGKESVGEELPQVPPQQQEEKEEVHPLPVASDGNSDSNSIEQSQTSQDHRGSQQLDGVSPKVETVSRASPEAVEGPCPTQNASQLKKPLGDVTGTDEQLGKFLCNHAKDVGLESNSPLDLAEPCCPDTSLQPSVGGPRWIPPALSVPRQDAPGCRNEEEDGKSGHVRHGEEGSQTGKTQPELWRKGISQSQTSEFSFLGASWDSFQGMGTSLPGGDVGPRRLLSYGCCNKRLSSRHFWASGLCLSGQWPLKESAKPPGCSSHSGTHCAGYAGKSSKVWLPCHLKQALSSKHAPPSSPSPVPPLYLDDDGLPFPTDVIQHRLRQIEATYKQEVEQLRRQVRELQLRLDIRHCYPPPAEPQMDYEDDFTCLKESDGSENEDFYSDHSEDCLSEASWEPVDKRETEVTRWVPDHMASHCFNCDCEFWLAKRRHHCRNCGNVFCASCCHLKLPIPDQQLYDPVLVCNTCYDHIQVSRARELMSQHLKKPIATASS